The Saccharomonospora glauca K62 genome has a segment encoding these proteins:
- a CDS encoding PrgI family protein, with protein sequence MASTEQTTGTELEPVKFSRLTRRGVILGLSVSQMIAVGIGGAALVLAFYMGGGILLAYSAPIWVLAIVVAWVRVGGRPLVEWVPVCAWWAWRTTGGQLLYRRRIVAPRPEGTLALPGDMARLREYVDPETGAGMIHDPTSGTLTVAVGVTHPAFVLLDPAEQHRRVTSWGRVLATVCRSGRVSALQVLERTLPDSGQGLAEWWSAHGSPIDGSWVATTYAELIDRAGPAGERHATTLSLSLDMRAAGRQIRTAGGGIRGAANVLRQEMSTLLAALRAADLDPSGWLSTGEIAVMLRTAYDPAIGPTLERHGQLGQQLATAGPVAVVETWDRLRTDSGYHAVLWISEWPRAMTYPGFLAPVMLSTGVQRSISLLCTPMRTDQAVRDIRKKKVEYISDQAQRARIGQIEDASQSAEYQDVLRQESDLTAGHGLLRYTGLIAITAPTSDELDSAVAAIEQAAIQSSCETRLLVGQQAAAFTAAALPLARRV encoded by the coding sequence ATGGCCTCGACCGAACAGACCACGGGCACCGAGCTGGAGCCGGTGAAGTTCAGCAGATTGACGCGCCGGGGCGTGATCCTCGGATTGTCGGTGTCGCAGATGATCGCGGTCGGCATCGGCGGCGCCGCCCTCGTCCTGGCCTTCTACATGGGCGGCGGCATCCTGCTGGCATACTCCGCACCGATCTGGGTGCTCGCGATCGTCGTCGCCTGGGTGCGAGTCGGTGGGCGCCCGCTCGTGGAATGGGTGCCGGTCTGCGCATGGTGGGCGTGGCGCACCACCGGCGGGCAGCTCCTCTACCGGCGCCGCATCGTCGCCCCCAGGCCCGAGGGCACGCTCGCGCTCCCTGGGGATATGGCGCGGCTGCGGGAGTACGTCGACCCGGAGACCGGCGCCGGCATGATCCACGACCCGACCAGCGGAACCCTCACGGTCGCTGTCGGGGTCACTCATCCTGCGTTCGTGCTGCTTGATCCGGCCGAGCAGCATCGCCGCGTCACCTCCTGGGGGCGGGTGCTTGCCACGGTGTGCCGCTCGGGTCGGGTCAGCGCCTTGCAGGTGCTGGAGCGCACCCTGCCCGACTCGGGGCAAGGGCTCGCGGAATGGTGGTCCGCGCACGGGTCGCCGATTGACGGCTCCTGGGTCGCGACCACCTACGCCGAGCTCATCGACCGCGCCGGCCCCGCTGGGGAACGCCACGCCACCACACTGTCGCTGAGCCTCGATATGCGGGCAGCGGGGCGGCAGATCAGAACCGCAGGCGGCGGCATCAGGGGGGCGGCGAACGTGCTCCGCCAGGAGATGAGCACCCTGCTCGCCGCGCTCCGCGCCGCCGATTTGGACCCGTCCGGGTGGCTGTCGACCGGGGAGATCGCGGTGATGCTGCGCACCGCCTACGATCCCGCGATCGGGCCGACCCTGGAACGGCACGGGCAGCTCGGCCAACAGCTCGCCACCGCCGGCCCTGTCGCGGTGGTCGAGACCTGGGATCGGCTCAGAACCGACTCCGGGTATCACGCGGTGCTGTGGATATCGGAGTGGCCGCGGGCGATGACCTATCCGGGGTTCCTCGCCCCGGTGATGCTCTCCACCGGCGTCCAGCGCTCCATCTCGCTGTTGTGCACGCCGATGCGCACCGACCAGGCCGTCCGCGACATTCGCAAGAAGAAAGTCGAGTACATCTCGGACCAGGCACAGCGGGCGAGGATCGGGCAGATCGAGGACGCCAGCCAGTCGGCGGAGTATCAGGACGTGCTCCGGCAGGAGAGCGACTTGACGGCCGGACACGGGCTGCTCAGGTACACGGGCCTGATCGCCATCACTGCGCCGACGAGCGATGAGCTCGACTCGGCGGTCGCCGCGATCGAGCAGGCAGCGATCCAGTCCTCCTGCGAAACCCGGCTGCTGGTCGGGCAGCAGGCGGCCGCGTTCACCGCCGCAGCCCTCCCGCTCGCACGCCGCGTCTGA
- a CDS encoding conjugal transfer protein TrbL: MISNVCDAVGEGTASLIAAPFDWLASSMAGAAAWLMEAMWTVFESTTLVDLTHDGFVSVYNIVFGIAIFVIVIFFCLQLITGLIRRDPGALSRAALGAGKSVLGSFVVLTLTTLLLEAVDQLSIGIVQAAGETTETLGDKLFLLANALAALNIAAPGVGAIISIFLAGLMIAAVGIVWFTLLIRKALILVSVVLAPLALSGASWDATRGWIGKWAMFLVALCVSKLVLVVVFLVAVTQVATPITTDLTAVTEPIAGIVLMGIAAFSPYLVYRLISFVGFDLYNSIGSEQDAKNALNRPVPLPTKPKGDDAKKVLDGGGDDKSGGNGGGQAPKGKPPAPSPSPSPEQTPAPGGTGPTPGPAPVIVATAAAKVAKDSAEAGPKAGRQLGEQAEATAYNADNGGNNGGGNGGSAPPPPSPPLPKTPTDGKG; this comes from the coding sequence GTGATCTCGAACGTGTGCGACGCGGTCGGCGAAGGCACTGCCTCCCTGATCGCCGCCCCGTTCGACTGGCTCGCCTCCTCGATGGCCGGGGCCGCGGCCTGGCTGATGGAAGCCATGTGGACCGTGTTCGAGTCCACGACCCTGGTCGATCTCACCCACGACGGCTTCGTGTCGGTCTACAACATCGTCTTCGGCATCGCGATCTTCGTCATCGTCATCTTCTTCTGCCTTCAGCTCATCACCGGCCTCATACGCCGCGACCCCGGCGCGCTCAGCCGAGCCGCGCTCGGAGCCGGCAAATCCGTGCTCGGCAGCTTCGTCGTCCTCACTCTGACGACCCTGCTGCTAGAGGCCGTCGACCAGCTCTCGATCGGCATCGTCCAAGCAGCCGGCGAGACCACCGAAACCCTGGGTGACAAGCTCTTCCTCCTCGCGAACGCCTTGGCCGCCCTGAACATCGCAGCGCCCGGCGTCGGAGCGATCATCAGCATCTTCCTGGCCGGTCTAATGATCGCCGCGGTCGGGATCGTCTGGTTCACGTTGCTGATTCGCAAAGCGCTGATCCTGGTGAGCGTCGTGCTCGCCCCGCTCGCCCTGTCCGGCGCGTCCTGGGATGCCACGCGCGGCTGGATCGGCAAATGGGCCATGTTCCTCGTCGCCCTGTGCGTCTCCAAGCTCGTGCTCGTCGTGGTCTTCCTGGTCGCGGTGACCCAGGTCGCGACCCCGATCACGACCGATCTGACCGCCGTGACCGAACCCATCGCCGGCATCGTCCTCATGGGCATTGCCGCGTTCAGCCCCTACCTCGTGTACCGCCTCATCTCCTTCGTCGGCTTCGACCTCTACAACAGCATCGGGTCCGAGCAGGACGCCAAGAACGCCCTCAACCGGCCCGTGCCGCTGCCGACGAAACCGAAGGGCGACGACGCCAAGAAAGTCCTCGACGGAGGCGGCGACGACAAGAGCGGCGGCAACGGCGGCGGTCAAGCACCGAAGGGCAAGCCCCCGGCCCCGTCTCCCTCGCCGTCGCCGGAGCAGACACCCGCGCCGGGCGGCACCGGGCCCACGCCAGGCCCTGCGCCGGTGATCGTCGCCACGGCCGCCGCGAAGGTCGCCAAGGACAGCGCCGAGGCGGGGCCGAAAGCCGGCCGTCAGCTCGGCGAGCAGGCCGAAGCCACCGCCTACAACGCCGACAACGGCGGCAACAACGGCGGCGGGAACGGCGGGAGTGCGCCGCCTCCGCCCTCACCGCCGCTGCCGAAGACGCCCACGGACGGAAAGGGGTAG
- a CDS encoding cupin domain-containing protein produces MRPTVAEALERCVGDVDRFAHEVWGRRFRVHESPGGGFDDLLSLDDVDELLTRHSLRSPAFRLVRDGRTLPLSECTRTTRIGGTAVTGVADPARILAAIEDGATLVLQGLHRYWPPLVDFCRELELELGHPCQVNAYVTPPGAQGLRPHVDTHDVFVLQAFGTKSWQVWRTSEAGTDDVENVELRPGTALYLPTGTRHAARAQHAVSGHLTVGIHPTRWRDLIEAVVARLLDDPVWEAPLPVRYHRSRDTVADELGRHLKQVGAQLMTADPAEPVERRVERFLTSRAPMLRGGLSDRLRVSAPEDSDRLRRRPGAVCELRAGEGGVLRLLLGDRELRVPDRLEPVIREILARETFVVRDLADRLDRDSRLVLVRRLVREGLLEVVDA; encoded by the coding sequence GTGAGGCCGACCGTGGCGGAGGCCCTCGAACGATGTGTCGGTGACGTCGACCGGTTCGCCCACGAGGTGTGGGGGCGACGGTTCCGGGTGCACGAGTCGCCGGGCGGCGGGTTCGACGACCTGCTGAGTCTCGACGACGTGGACGAGTTGCTGACCCGGCACTCGTTGCGCAGTCCCGCCTTCCGACTCGTGCGCGACGGCCGGACGTTGCCGCTGTCGGAATGCACGCGGACGACTCGCATCGGCGGTACGGCGGTGACGGGTGTCGCCGATCCCGCCCGGATCCTGGCCGCGATCGAGGACGGCGCCACGCTGGTGTTGCAGGGGTTGCACCGGTACTGGCCCCCGCTGGTCGACTTCTGTCGGGAGCTGGAGCTTGAGCTCGGACATCCTTGCCAGGTGAACGCCTACGTGACGCCACCCGGCGCCCAGGGGCTACGGCCGCACGTCGACACGCACGACGTCTTCGTGCTGCAGGCGTTCGGGACGAAGTCGTGGCAGGTATGGCGCACCTCGGAGGCCGGGACGGACGACGTCGAAAACGTCGAACTCCGCCCCGGAACGGCCCTCTACCTGCCCACGGGTACGCGCCACGCGGCCAGAGCGCAGCATGCCGTCTCCGGTCATCTCACCGTCGGGATACATCCCACGCGGTGGCGGGATTTGATCGAGGCCGTCGTCGCGCGGCTTCTCGACGATCCGGTGTGGGAGGCTCCGTTGCCGGTGCGCTACCACCGGAGCCGGGACACGGTGGCCGACGAGCTGGGACGCCACCTGAAGCAAGTGGGAGCCCAGCTGATGACGGCCGACCCGGCCGAGCCCGTGGAGCGGCGTGTCGAGCGCTTCCTCACGAGCCGGGCGCCGATGCTGCGCGGTGGGCTTTCCGACCGCCTGCGAGTGTCCGCCCCGGAGGACTCCGATCGGCTACGGCGACGTCCGGGGGCGGTGTGCGAGCTGCGTGCCGGCGAGGGCGGGGTCCTGCGGCTCCTCCTCGGCGACCGGGAGCTACGAGTGCCCGACCGGCTCGAACCGGTGATCCGGGAGATTCTCGCGCGCGAGACGTTCGTGGTTCGGGACCTGGCCGACCGACTCGATCGGGACAGCCGCCTGGTCCTCGTGCGGCGTCTCGTGCGAGAGGGACTGCTTGAGGTCGTGGATGCCTGA
- a CDS encoding DUF6112 family protein, producing the protein MNVFPDFEGLSGIAELREIAGALLMFVLVVAVLMVIVSAIAWAVGSAHGNYQMAAKGRMGVLVSLGGAILAGAGVAWINWLISVGEQL; encoded by the coding sequence ATGAATGTCTTCCCTGATTTCGAGGGGCTGAGCGGGATCGCCGAGCTGCGCGAGATCGCCGGCGCCCTGCTCATGTTCGTCCTCGTGGTCGCCGTGCTCATGGTCATCGTCTCCGCCATCGCCTGGGCGGTCGGCTCCGCCCACGGCAACTACCAGATGGCGGCCAAAGGCCGCATGGGGGTGCTCGTCTCCCTCGGCGGCGCGATCCTTGCCGGCGCCGGTGTCGCCTGGATCAACTGGCTCATCTCGGTCGGCGAACAGCTCTAA
- a CDS encoding ArsR/SmtB family transcription factor — translation MTTSLPLIPAADTAGGCCASVTGGVLAVEDAQRLARMFKALGDPTRVRLLSMIAAQSGGEACVCDLTEPVGLSQPTVSHHMKQLVDAGLVTREQRGKWAYYAIVPEVLTMLSAALDPETLQAGA, via the coding sequence ATGACGACTTCACTGCCGCTGATCCCCGCCGCCGACACCGCGGGTGGCTGCTGCGCGTCGGTCACGGGCGGGGTGCTCGCGGTCGAGGACGCGCAGCGGCTGGCGCGGATGTTCAAGGCCCTGGGCGATCCGACCCGTGTGCGGTTGCTGTCGATGATCGCCGCGCAGTCCGGCGGGGAGGCGTGCGTGTGCGACCTGACCGAACCGGTCGGCCTGTCACAGCCCACGGTCTCGCATCACATGAAGCAGCTCGTCGACGCTGGTCTGGTCACGCGTGAGCAGCGCGGGAAGTGGGCCTATTACGCGATCGTTCCCGAGGTCCTGACGATGCTCTCGGCAGCCCTCGACCCGGAGACGCTACAAGCTGGCGCTTGA
- a CDS encoding helix-turn-helix domain-containing protein, translating to MPRLTDAMMLEAERRYEAKETLSVIARDLGVSRQRLAGHLRARGVKIRREGPSAEQVGEMCSRYAQGESLATVGEKVGFDAGTVRNHLIAAGVTLRDCHGRER from the coding sequence GTGCCTCGGCTGACGGACGCGATGATGCTGGAAGCGGAGCGTCGCTACGAGGCGAAGGAGACGCTGAGCGTGATCGCTCGCGACCTAGGCGTCAGCCGCCAGCGGCTCGCGGGGCATCTGCGTGCTCGCGGCGTCAAGATTCGACGGGAAGGCCCTTCTGCTGAGCAGGTGGGCGAGATGTGCAGCCGCTACGCGCAGGGAGAGTCGTTGGCAACCGTTGGAGAGAAGGTGGGGTTCGACGCTGGAACGGTGCGCAACCACCTGATCGCGGCAGGCGTGACGCTTCGTGACTGCCACGGTCGCGAACGGTAG
- a CDS encoding DUF6112 family protein: protein MIDIDPNSSGLPGIEQLRTIVGAVMTVGLVLAVLALIISAVVWAYGSNSSNPHLAGRGKTGLLISCGAAVVCGASVALINFFWGVGQQV from the coding sequence GTGATTGACATTGACCCCAACTCCAGCGGTTTGCCGGGCATCGAACAGCTCCGCACCATCGTCGGCGCCGTGATGACCGTGGGCCTGGTGCTCGCCGTCCTCGCCCTCATCATCTCGGCGGTGGTCTGGGCCTACGGCTCCAACAGCTCCAACCCCCACCTTGCCGGCCGCGGCAAGACGGGCCTGCTCATCTCCTGCGGCGCCGCCGTCGTGTGCGGCGCGTCAGTCGCCCTCATCAACTTCTTCTGGGGCGTGGGCCAGCAGGTCTAG
- a CDS encoding MerR family transcriptional regulator gives MRISQVAARSGVPPTTLRYYEDLGLLRPQRAPNGYRLFDDETLERLRFIDAAKQLNLPLEQIASLLSVWESDPCATVKARLRPLLGDQLEQIDAGIGELSEARHALAAAIEHLDELPDRSERCSPDCAFLATAPAPPPPPPVACSLGIGQQDRIAQWHEALADAPLHPVAGGVRVDLPIAALGEVSALAVAEQECCPFFSFDIALNGPRFTLTITAPPEGMPMLDELIPGRTEQSSPTESAPR, from the coding sequence ATGCGCATATCCCAGGTCGCAGCCCGCAGCGGGGTGCCTCCCACGACGCTGCGCTACTACGAAGACCTCGGCCTGCTGCGCCCACAGCGTGCCCCGAACGGGTACCGCCTCTTCGACGACGAGACCCTGGAGCGGTTGCGGTTCATCGACGCCGCCAAGCAACTGAACCTGCCCCTGGAACAGATCGCCTCGCTGCTGAGCGTGTGGGAATCCGACCCGTGCGCCACCGTCAAAGCACGGCTGCGGCCCTTGCTGGGCGACCAGCTCGAACAGATCGATGCCGGGATCGGTGAGCTCTCCGAGGCCCGCCACGCCCTGGCCGCCGCGATCGAACATCTGGATGAACTGCCCGACCGCTCCGAGCGGTGCAGCCCGGACTGCGCCTTCCTCGCCACCGCACCAGCGCCACCGCCTCCACCCCCGGTGGCCTGCTCCCTCGGCATTGGGCAACAGGACCGCATTGCCCAGTGGCATGAGGCGCTGGCCGATGCGCCGCTGCACCCGGTGGCCGGGGGCGTCCGGGTCGACCTGCCCATCGCTGCCCTCGGCGAGGTCAGCGCGTTGGCGGTCGCCGAGCAGGAGTGCTGCCCGTTCTTCTCCTTCGATATCGCCCTGAACGGGCCGCGATTCACGCTGACCATCACCGCACCACCGGAGGGGATGCCGATGCTGGACGAGCTCATCCCCGGTCGTACAGAACAGTCGAGCCCGACCGAGAGCGCTCCGCGTTGA
- a CDS encoding recombinase family protein, with product MMKAIAYVRCASPNPDYEDAQKRKCVKYAQEHGLDIMQTYSETGIPRSLSERLLAAVAEHRAEAVIVKDAARLGRNPAEYARLTDAFRAADVKLCLADLNRAPGLGSFEARLLATIAAIEDELLEETGMLEEDACSQDDEQDLTR from the coding sequence ATGATGAAGGCCATCGCCTACGTCCGCTGCGCCTCACCGAACCCTGACTACGAAGATGCGCAGAAGCGCAAGTGCGTCAAGTACGCGCAGGAACACGGGCTCGACATCATGCAGACCTACTCCGAAACGGGGATACCTCGCAGCCTGTCCGAGCGGCTGCTCGCGGCCGTGGCCGAGCATCGAGCCGAAGCCGTGATCGTGAAAGACGCAGCCCGTCTCGGCCGGAACCCCGCCGAGTACGCCCGGCTCACCGATGCGTTCCGAGCCGCGGACGTGAAGCTCTGCCTCGCAGACCTCAACCGCGCACCGGGCTTAGGGTCGTTCGAGGCCCGGCTGCTCGCCACCATTGCCGCTATCGAGGACGAACTGCTCGAAGAGACAGGAATGCTCGAAGAGGACGCCTGCTCACAGGACGACGAGCAGGACCTCACTCGCTGA
- the arsB gene encoding ACR3 family arsenite efflux transporter, which translates to MSTATMPLAATPKRLSTLDKWLPVWIGLAMIAGLLLGRFVPALADVLTGMEVAGISVPIGLGLLVMMYPVLAKVRYDKIAAVTGDKRLLISSLVLNWLVGPAVMFALAWLLLPDLPEYRTGLIIVGLARCIAMVVIWNDLACGDREATAVLVAINSIFQVVMFSVLGWFYLTILPGWLGLDTQGLDVSVGQIALNVLVFLGVPLIAGFATRWIGEKRRGRAWYEETFIPRIGPWALYGLLFTIVLLFALQGEAITQNPLDVARIALPLLVYFAFMWFAGLLLGKALGLGYARSTTLAFTAAGNNFELAIAVAIGTFGATSGQALAGVVGPLIEVPVLVGLVYVSLWTARRWFHTDPYHTESQAR; encoded by the coding sequence ATGAGCACCGCGACGATGCCGCTGGCCGCGACCCCGAAGCGGTTGTCGACGCTGGATAAGTGGCTGCCCGTCTGGATCGGGCTGGCGATGATCGCCGGGCTCCTGCTCGGCCGCTTCGTTCCCGCCCTGGCGGACGTGCTCACCGGCATGGAGGTCGCGGGCATCTCGGTGCCCATCGGCCTGGGCCTGCTGGTGATGATGTACCCGGTGCTCGCGAAAGTCCGCTACGACAAGATCGCCGCCGTCACCGGAGACAAGCGACTCCTCATCTCCTCACTCGTGCTCAACTGGCTGGTCGGACCCGCGGTCATGTTCGCCCTCGCCTGGCTGCTGCTACCCGACCTGCCGGAGTACCGCACCGGACTGATCATCGTCGGCCTAGCCCGGTGCATCGCGATGGTCGTGATCTGGAACGACCTGGCCTGCGGTGACCGGGAGGCCACCGCGGTGCTGGTGGCGATCAACTCGATCTTCCAAGTCGTGATGTTCTCCGTACTTGGCTGGTTCTACCTCACAATCCTTCCCGGCTGGCTCGGCCTGGACACCCAGGGCCTGGACGTCTCGGTCGGGCAGATCGCGCTCAACGTCCTCGTCTTCCTCGGCGTGCCCCTGATCGCCGGGTTCGCGACCCGGTGGATCGGCGAGAAGCGCCGTGGCCGGGCCTGGTACGAGGAGACGTTCATCCCGCGCATAGGACCGTGGGCGCTGTACGGGCTGTTATTCACGATCGTGCTGCTGTTCGCCCTCCAGGGCGAGGCGATCACCCAGAACCCGCTCGACGTGGCCCGGATCGCGCTGCCGCTGCTGGTCTACTTCGCGTTCATGTGGTTCGCCGGCCTCCTGCTCGGAAAAGCCCTCGGCCTCGGCTACGCCCGTTCCACGACGCTGGCGTTCACCGCGGCGGGCAACAACTTCGAGCTCGCCATCGCCGTCGCGATCGGCACCTTCGGCGCCACCAGCGGACAAGCCCTGGCCGGGGTCGTCGGCCCCCTGATCGAGGTGCCCGTCCTGGTCGGCCTCGTCTACGTCTCCCTGTGGACGGCACGACGCTGGTTCCACACCGACCCCTATCACACAGAAAGTCAGGCACGATGA
- a CDS encoding sucrase ferredoxin gives MPEPPVRCRDRSVELHESLYGTASTVRRWVLLEEPGPWGPDALRDNRLDQRLMTRLREVTRSLRIRVALVRRVHRRGGVTRERRRCLLARTDREGCWVEEAVLNRLDQVLELDFESLALGRSPGLRRITHPLYLVCTHGSHDPCCAERGRAVARALADERPRQTWEVSHIGGDRFAANLLVLPQGLYYGRVPPDAAVRLARTHERGEVETRHFRGRTAYDFGVQAAECLLRERTGIRGIDDLPLWSARSEGHETEAVFTAPRGGFYRVRVRGTPASVERALTCRAGRLSTPPEYELVEWHLEPA, from the coding sequence ATGCCTGAGCCTCCGGTGCGTTGTCGTGACCGCAGTGTGGAACTCCACGAGTCGCTGTACGGCACCGCGTCCACGGTGCGCAGGTGGGTGCTGTTGGAGGAACCCGGCCCGTGGGGACCCGACGCGCTACGTGACAACCGGCTTGACCAGCGCCTGATGACTCGGCTGCGTGAGGTGACGCGTTCCCTGCGGATCCGGGTGGCCCTCGTTCGCCGGGTGCATCGCCGTGGGGGCGTGACCAGGGAGCGCCGCCGGTGTCTGCTGGCCCGGACCGACCGTGAGGGCTGCTGGGTGGAGGAGGCGGTCCTCAACCGGCTCGACCAGGTGTTGGAGTTGGACTTCGAGTCGCTGGCCCTGGGCCGGTCGCCGGGGTTGCGGAGGATCACGCACCCGCTCTACCTGGTCTGTACTCACGGCTCCCACGACCCGTGTTGTGCCGAACGCGGTCGAGCGGTGGCGCGAGCGTTGGCCGACGAGCGTCCCCGACAGACGTGGGAGGTCTCGCACATCGGCGGGGACCGCTTCGCCGCCAACCTGCTGGTGCTTCCCCAGGGCCTCTACTACGGGCGGGTGCCCCCGGACGCCGCCGTCCGCCTCGCCCGCACGCACGAACGTGGAGAGGTCGAGACACGCCACTTCAGAGGACGCACCGCCTACGACTTCGGCGTGCAGGCGGCGGAATGCCTGCTGCGGGAGCGGACGGGCATTCGTGGGATCGACGACTTGCCGCTGTGGTCCGCCCGCAGTGAGGGGCACGAGACCGAAGCGGTCTTCACGGCCCCACGGGGAGGCTTCTACCGCGTACGCGTCCGCGGCACGCCTGCCTCCGTCGAGCGAGCACTCACGTGTCGTGCCGGGCGGTTGTCCACCCCACCCGAGTACGAACTCGTGGAGTGGCACCTCGAACCGGCCTGA
- the arsM gene encoding arsenite methyltransferase produces MSENTELREQVRARYAQAATAVATGTRNADLLAEETQPSSCCASTSTGEERTDADQSSCCAPTERSFGAGLYDEATAAGLPIEAVEASLGCGNPTAVAELHEGERVLDLGSGGGIDVLLSARRVGKSGFAYGVDMTDEMLALAERNKAEACAENVAFLKGTIEDVPLPDGAVDVVISNCVINLSTDKPVVLAEMFRVLAPGGRIGVSDVVAEDRLTPAERAERGSYVGCIAGALSKTEYLDGLTAAGFTGASVEFTHEAADGMHAAIIRATKPTA; encoded by the coding sequence ATGAGCGAGAACACCGAGCTGCGCGAGCAGGTCCGCGCCCGCTACGCCCAGGCCGCGACCGCGGTCGCCACCGGAACCCGCAACGCCGACCTCCTGGCCGAAGAAACCCAGCCGAGCTCGTGTTGCGCCAGCACGTCTACTGGTGAGGAGAGGACCGACGCTGATCAGTCGTCGTGCTGTGCTCCTACCGAGCGGAGCTTCGGTGCCGGCCTCTACGACGAGGCAACGGCCGCGGGCCTCCCGATTGAGGCGGTCGAGGCGAGTCTGGGCTGCGGCAACCCCACCGCGGTCGCCGAGCTCCACGAGGGCGAACGCGTCCTCGATCTGGGCTCCGGCGGCGGCATCGACGTGCTGCTCTCCGCCCGCAGAGTCGGCAAATCGGGGTTCGCCTACGGGGTGGACATGACCGACGAGATGCTCGCCCTGGCCGAGAGAAACAAGGCCGAGGCCTGCGCGGAGAACGTGGCCTTCCTCAAGGGCACCATCGAAGACGTGCCCCTGCCCGACGGGGCGGTGGACGTGGTGATCTCCAACTGCGTCATCAACCTCTCCACCGACAAGCCGGTCGTCCTGGCCGAGATGTTCCGCGTCCTGGCCCCCGGTGGCCGGATCGGGGTCTCCGATGTCGTCGCCGAGGACCGGCTCACCCCGGCCGAGCGGGCCGAGCGCGGCTCCTACGTCGGCTGCATCGCCGGAGCACTGTCGAAGACCGAGTACCTGGACGGGCTGACCGCTGCCGGGTTCACCGGCGCGAGCGTGGAGTTCACCCACGAGGCCGCCGACGGAATGCACGCCGCGATCATCCGCGCGACCAAGCCCACCGCCTGA
- a CDS encoding arsenic resistance protein encodes MIGRDTLERHQVWFYLAAVAAGLLTGTLWPDAGHLTETLVWPVLALLLYATFTQMPLASIPAAFKDGRFLATALVGNFVIIPLLVWALVQLAPENEALRLGLLLVLLVPCTDWFITFSQLGRGDATRATALTPITLILQLLLLPLYLGLMADIDFASVFALADVWPALLVVLAPLGLAALTEAWAKKSPSRGRTVERFGWWPVPLLAVVILLVATAHVSAVGDNLRLLPIVVGIAVAFLAAALVIAKLLSLAFRLPAGQGRTLAFSLGTRNSFIVLPFAFSLPAGWEVTAIVIVMQSLVELFGMVFYLWFVPRILFRDPVPQH; translated from the coding sequence TTGATCGGCCGCGACACCCTCGAACGCCACCAGGTCTGGTTCTACCTCGCCGCCGTCGCCGCAGGACTCCTCACCGGCACCCTCTGGCCCGACGCCGGGCATCTCACCGAGACCCTGGTCTGGCCCGTGCTCGCGCTGCTGCTCTACGCCACCTTCACCCAGATGCCGTTGGCCTCGATCCCGGCGGCGTTCAAGGACGGACGCTTCCTCGCGACTGCTTTGGTCGGGAACTTCGTCATCATCCCGCTGCTGGTCTGGGCTCTGGTGCAGCTCGCACCCGAGAACGAGGCACTGCGGCTCGGACTGCTGCTGGTGCTGCTGGTGCCCTGCACCGACTGGTTCATCACCTTCAGCCAACTCGGCCGCGGCGATGCCACCCGCGCCACCGCGCTCACGCCGATCACCCTGATCCTCCAGCTTCTGCTGCTGCCGCTGTATCTGGGGCTGATGGCCGATATCGACTTCGCCTCCGTATTCGCTCTCGCCGACGTCTGGCCCGCGCTGCTGGTCGTCCTCGCCCCGCTCGGACTGGCCGCGCTGACCGAGGCTTGGGCGAAGAAGAGCCCGAGCCGTGGGCGCACGGTGGAACGGTTCGGCTGGTGGCCCGTGCCGTTGCTCGCCGTGGTGATCTTGCTGGTCGCCACCGCCCACGTCAGCGCGGTCGGTGACAACCTGCGCCTGCTGCCCATCGTCGTCGGCATCGCCGTCGCGTTCCTCGCCGCAGCCCTGGTGATCGCGAAACTCCTCAGCCTCGCCTTCCGTCTTCCTGCCGGTCAAGGGCGGACGCTGGCGTTCTCGCTAGGCACCCGCAACTCTTTCATCGTGCTGCCCTTCGCGTTCTCCCTGCCCGCGGGGTGGGAGGTCACCGCGATCGTCATCGTCATGCAATCCCTGGTCGAACTGTTCGGCATGGTCTTCTACCTCTGGTTCGTCCCGCGCATCCTCTTCCGCGACCCGGTCCCACAGCACTGA
- a CDS encoding arsenate reductase ArsC codes for MTTQPAPMVLFVCVHNAGRSQMAAGLLAHHAAGKVEVRSAGSEPADQLNPAVVEAMREVGIDITTERPKLLTTDAVKAADVVITMGCGDTCPIFPGKRYEDWQLDDPAGLGLEAVRTIRDQIESRVRDLITELTA; via the coding sequence ATGACCACCCAACCCGCCCCGATGGTGCTGTTCGTCTGCGTCCACAACGCCGGACGCTCCCAGATGGCCGCCGGCCTCCTCGCCCACCACGCCGCCGGGAAGGTCGAGGTCCGCTCCGCGGGCTCCGAACCCGCTGACCAGCTCAACCCCGCCGTGGTCGAGGCGATGCGCGAGGTCGGCATCGACATCACCACCGAACGACCCAAGCTGCTCACCACCGATGCCGTCAAAGCCGCGGATGTGGTGATCACGATGGGCTGCGGTGACACCTGCCCGATCTTCCCCGGCAAACGCTACGAGGACTGGCAGCTCGACGACCCCGCCGGGCTTGGGCTCGAGGCGGTGCGCACGATCCGCGATCAGATCGAGTCTCGCGTCCGCGACCTCATCACCGAGCTCACGGCATGA